The Vagococcus penaei genome includes the window GTCATTAAGCCTGGCTCTCGAGCTAGCTTAAAAGTTAGCCAGACTCAAAAAATAGGTGTGATTGGGACTGTTGGAACGGTTAATTCTAAAACTTATACAACAGCAATCCACGCGAAGGCACCAAAAGCGCAGGTGATTGAATTAGCTTGCCCTAAGTTTGTACCAATTGTTGAAAGTATGGAGTACACTTCAGCGATTGCCAAACGCGTTGTAAAAGAAACATTGCAACCGTTGAAGGATTTATCGTTAGATACTCTCATTTTAGGTTGTACACACTACCCATTGTTAAAACAATTTATTCAACAAACAGTAGGTGACCAGGTAACATTAGTTGATTCAGGTGTGGAAACAGTCAGTGAAGTTAGCATGTTACTAGACTATTATGATATATCGGCTAAACCAAAGGAAAATAATACGGAGCACCGTTTTTATATGACGGGCTCAAAAACAATGTTTGATCAAATTTCACAAGATTGGTTAGAACAGCCATTAATGATATCAGAACGTATAACATTTAATTAGGAGAGTGGTCCCATGAGACATGACAAACGTCAAAATAATCAGTTACGTCCAATTCAGTTTGACTTAAATTACTTGATTCATCCAGAAGGTTCGGTCCTTGTTAGTTTTGGACAAACCAAAGTCATCGTGACTGCGACAGTTGAGGACCGAGTACCACCATTTTTGCGTGATACTGGTTCAGGTTGGGTAACAGCGGAGTATAGTATGTTACCGCGAGCAACGACGACGCGAAATCGACGTGAAAGTAGTAAAGGTAAATTAACTGGTCGAACGATGGAAATTCAACGTTTAATTGGCCGTAGTTTACGAGCAGTAGTTGACCTTGAAGCGTTAGGTGAACGGTCGATTGTG containing:
- the racE gene encoding glutamate racemase, with product MTKENPIGFLDSGVGGLTVVKEALRQLPNETIYYIGDTARCPYGPRPVDQIKDFTWDMVNFLLEKKVKMIVIACNTATAVGLDEIRAKLDIPVVGVIKPGSRASLKVSQTQKIGVIGTVGTVNSKTYTTAIHAKAPKAQVIELACPKFVPIVESMEYTSAIAKRVVKETLQPLKDLSLDTLILGCTHYPLLKQFIQQTVGDQVTLVDSGVETVSEVSMLLDYYDISAKPKENNTEHRFYMTGSKTMFDQISQDWLEQPLMISERITFN